A genomic region of Miscanthus floridulus cultivar M001 chromosome 3, ASM1932011v1, whole genome shotgun sequence contains the following coding sequences:
- the LOC136542621 gene encoding DNA-directed RNA polymerase 1B, mitochondrial-like isoform X1, translating into MAMGLEDGDYGAFMEKFELLPSQSQQQLPLHGLTFAIKDIFDISGRVTGFGNPDWARTHAPAGATSPVVLATLAAGALSIGKTIMDEMAYSINGENVHYGTPTNPCAPDRVPGGSSSGSAVAVGAKLVDFALGTDTGGSVRVPAAYCGIFGLRPSHGLVSTENVIPMSQMFDTVGWFARELSTLSHVSNVLLPLPADNTIKRPTHFTIPKDCFEILGSLKDQTYPILNASVAKRFGNDAVDNRNLGEFVSSNVPTVGKFISDFSRSEAPSVPALSVISYAMRCLQRSEFKANHAEWVNCVKPNLGPGIRERVHEAIASEDGPMEDFHVLKTEFKLALSALIKDDGILAIPTVPGSPPKLCMEAVALENFRARAFSLLSIAGLSGFCQVRINRFLGKTRKKSNKEMEKEEEAAGDTDIAKEQQRLRKKVTDLMKKQKLRQVRKIVKNQDNSRPWGQDAQAKVGSRLIELFMETAHIQPPASQSSDGLPDIRPAFRHEMRTMAKEQQKNSRRYGVIKCDPLVRQGLDRTAKHMVIPYMPMLIPPICWTGYDKGAHLFLPSYVMRTHGARQQREAVKRVPREQMQSVFEALNTLGSTKWRVNKRVLSIVDRIWSSGGRLADLVDRTDVPLPEKPDTEDETLLKNWKWHLKSVKKENSERHSQRCDVELKLAVARKMKDEEGFYYPHNLDFRGRAYPMHPYLNHLGSDLCRGILEFAEGRPLGKSGLRWLKIHLANLYAGGVDKLSYDGRIAFTENHLEEIFDSADRPLEGKRWWLGAEDPFQCLAVCMNLTEALRSSSPETTISHIPVHQDGSCNGLQHYAALGRDKLGAIAVNLVTGEKPADVYTGIATRVVEIMRMDAQKDPSIDPDVARARLIVDQVDRKLVKQTVMTSVYGVTYVGAREQIKRRLKERGVIPDEAELFGASCYAAKVTLTALGEMFQAARGIMNWLGDCAKVIACENEPVRWTTPLGLPVVQPYRKLGRHLIKTSLQVLTLQRETDKVMVKRQRTAFPPNFVHSLDGSHMMMTAVACKRQGLNFAGVHDSYWTHACDVDTMNKILREKFVELYGTPILENLLESFEKSFPKLKFPPLPERGDFDMKEVLESPYFFN; encoded by the exons ATGGCGATGGGGTTAGAGGACGGCGACTACGGCGCCTTCATGGAGAAATTCGAGCTGCTGCCTTCGCAATCTCAGCAGCAGCTCCCGCTTCACGGCCTCACCTTCGCTATCAAAGACAT CTTCGACATCAGCGGCCGTGTCACTGGGTTCGGCAACCCGGACTGGGCGAGGACGCATGCCCCCGCCGGCGCCACCTCCCCCGTCGTCCTGGCGACACTGGCCGCCGGCGCCCTCAGCATCGGCAAGACCATCATGGATGAGATGGCCTACAG CATAAATGGGGAGAACGTGCACTACGGCACGCCGACTAATCCGTGCGCTCCCGATAGAGTTCCTGGAGGATCCTCAAGTGGATCAGCTGTTGCAGTTGGCGCAAAACTCGTCGACTTCGCTCTGG GCACTGACACTGGAGGTAGTGTGAGGGTACCTGCTGCCTATTGTGGCATATTTGGACTCAGGCCTTCCCATGGATTGGTTTCGACAGAGAATGTCATTCCAATGTCACAGATGTTTGACACTGTTG GGTGGTTTGCTAGAGAGTTATCTACGTTATCTCATGTAAGCAACGTGTTGTTGCCGCTACCTGCTGACAACACTATCAAGCGGCCAACTCATTTTACGATTCCTAAAGACTGTTTTGAAATCTTAGGCTCTTTGAAGGACCAAACATATCCGATTCTCAATGCTTCGGTAGCTAAGAGATTTGGTA ACGATGCAGTCGACAATAGGAACCTTGGTGAGTTCGTCTCCAGCAATGTTCCGACTGTTGGGAAATTCATTAGCGATTTCTCCAGAAGCGAAGCACCATCTGTACCTGCTCTGTCTGTTATTTCATATGCCATGCGATGCCTCCAAAG GTCTGAATTCAAAGCTAACCATGCAGAGTGGGTCAACTGTGTAAAGCCTAACCTGGGCCCTGGCATCCGAGAGCGGGTGCATGAAGCCATTGCATCAGAAGATGGACCCATGGAGGATTTTCATGTTCTGAAGACTGAATTCAAGTTGGCGCTTTCTGCTCTTATCAAG GATGATGGGATCCTTGCGATACCGACAGTTCCTGGTTCTCCACCAAAGCTGTGCATGGAGGCTGTTGCATTAGAAAACTTCCGCGCAAGAGCATTTTCATTGTTGTCGATCGCCGGACTATCTGGGTTTTGCCAG GTTCGAATAAACAGATTTCTGGGGAAGACAAGGAAAAAAAGCAAcaaagaaatggaaaaggaagaagaagctgCTGGTGACACAGACATTGCCAAAGAGCAACAGCGTCTAAGAAAGAAAGTCACTGACCTAATGAAAAAGCAAAAGTTACGGCAAGTAaggaagatagtgaagaatcaagaTAATTCCAGGCCATGGGGTCAAGATGCTCAAGCAAAA GTCGGTAGTCGTTTGATTGAGCTCTTTATGGAAACAGCACATATACAACCACCTGCAAGCCAGTCATCAGATGGTCTGCCTGACATCCGTCCTGCTTTCAGACACGAAATGAGAACAATGGCAAAAGAACAACA gAAGAATAGTCGCAGATATGGTGTGATCAAGTGTGATCCACTGGTCCGGCAAGGCTTGGATAGAACA GCAAAGCACATGGTCATTCCGTACATGCCTATGTTGATTCCCCCAATCTGTTGGACAGG ATATGACAAGGGAGCACACCTCTTTTTACCATCATATGTAATGCGCACCCATGGTGCTAGACAACAGAGGGAGGCTGTTAAAAGGGTTCCAAGGGAACAGATGCAATCTGTTTTTGAG GCCTTGAATACTCTTGGGAGCACGAAGTGGAGAGTTAACAAAAGAGTTCTTAGCATTGTTGACAGAATATGGTCAAGTGGTGGCCGGCTTGCTGACTTGGTTGATCGTACTGAT GTTCCCTTACCGGAGAAGCCTGACACTGAAGATGAAACCTTGCTAAAGAACTGGAAGTGGCACTTGAAGTCAGTCAAGAAGGAGAACAGTGAAAGGCATTCTCAGAGATGTGATGTTGAACTCAAACTTGCT GTTGCTAGAAAAATGAAGGATGAAGAGGGATTTTACTATCCACACAACCTTGATTTTAGAGGTCGGGCTTATCCAATGCATCCTTACCTGAACCACTTGGGTTCGGATCTTTGTCGAGGGATTCTAGAGTTTGCTGAAGGTCGGCCACTTGGCAAGTCAGGCTTGCGTTGGCTGAAGATACACCTAGCAAATTTGTATGCTGGTGGTGTTGATAAGTTGTCATATGATGGCCGGATTGCATTTACTGAGAATCATTTGGAGGAAATATTTGATTCTGCTGATAGGCCTTTAGAAGGCAAACGATGGTGGCTTGGTGCTGAAGATCCATTCCAGTGCCTGGCAGTATGCATGAATCTTACTGAAGCTTTAAGAAGCTCATCTCCAGAAACAACAATCTCACATATTCCTGTGCACCAG GATGGCTCTTGTAATGGCCTGCAACACTATGCAGCACTTGGAAGGGATAAG TTGGGAGCCATTGCTGTCAACTTAGTCACTGGAGAAAAGCCTGCAGATGTTTACACTGGAATAGCAACCAG GGTGGTCGAAATTATGAGGATGGATGCACAAAAAGATCCTTCTATAGATCCTGATGTAGCTCGTGCTCGTCTGATAGTTGATCAG GTTGATAGAAAattggtgaagcaaactgtgaTGACATCTGTGTATGGTGTCACCTATGTCGGAGCACGTGAACAAATAAAAAGAAGACTAAAGGAGAGGGGGGTTATTCCTGATGAAGCGGAACTGTTTGGTGCATCATGCTATGCTGCTAAG GTTACTCTTACAGCACTTGGTGAGATGTTTCAAGCTGCCCGTGGTATCATGAACTGGCTTGGTGACTGTGCCAAG GTAATTGCTTGTGAAAATGAACCAGTGAGATGGACGACTCCTCTTGGGCTCCCAGTTGTGCAACCATATCGCAAACTTGGGAGGCATCTT ATTAAAACGTCACTGCAGGTTTTGACCCTTCAGCGGGAGACTGATAAG GTTATGGTGAAGCGGCAGAGGACAGCTTTCCCTCCAAACTTTGTGCATTCTCTTGATGGCTCTCATATGATGATGACTGCTGTTGCTTGCAAAAGGCAAGGTCTGAATTTTGCAG
- the LOC136542621 gene encoding DNA-directed RNA polymerase 1B, mitochondrial-like isoform X2, with protein MGPAAKPPALRARLRRPHRNGSASGPKPSTLAAPPVMWRRLPTRRLASAFLSSSPLQRAAATHGPPLERHLPTTVSGLLPPSRLPPWQQEPRWFASSSAAEAVSSEDAEELHHAIEEIVRAQPSQNLPQPQSVAEERQAPGRGHRGRHRRSGRGRHVEVMAAEHGMTYHRYTSLRRRQIRVETEAWEQAAKEYRELLADMCEQKLAPNLPYIKSLFLGWFEPLRDQIAAEQELVADPGSRASHGPFFNMLPADMMAVITMHKLMGLLMTGSGDGSVRVIQAACQIGEAIEHEVRINRFLGKTRKKSNKEMEKEEEAAGDTDIAKEQQRLRKKVTDLMKKQKLRQVRKIVKNQDNSRPWGQDAQAKVGSRLIELFMETAHIQPPASQSSDGLPDIRPAFRHEMRTMAKEQQKNSRRYGVIKCDPLVRQGLDRTAKHMVIPYMPMLIPPICWTGYDKGAHLFLPSYVMRTHGARQQREAVKRVPREQMQSVFEALNTLGSTKWRVNKRVLSIVDRIWSSGGRLADLVDRTDVPLPEKPDTEDETLLKNWKWHLKSVKKENSERHSQRCDVELKLAVARKMKDEEGFYYPHNLDFRGRAYPMHPYLNHLGSDLCRGILEFAEGRPLGKSGLRWLKIHLANLYAGGVDKLSYDGRIAFTENHLEEIFDSADRPLEGKRWWLGAEDPFQCLAVCMNLTEALRSSSPETTISHIPVHQDGSCNGLQHYAALGRDKLGAIAVNLVTGEKPADVYTGIATRVVEIMRMDAQKDPSIDPDVARARLIVDQVDRKLVKQTVMTSVYGVTYVGAREQIKRRLKERGVIPDEAELFGASCYAAKVTLTALGEMFQAARGIMNWLGDCAKVIACENEPVRWTTPLGLPVVQPYRKLGRHLIKTSLQVLTLQRETDKVMVKRQRTAFPPNFVHSLDGSHMMMTAVACKRQGLNFAGVHDSYWTHACDVDTMNKILREKFVELYGTPILENLLESFEKSFPKLKFPPLPERGDFDMKEVLESPYFFN; from the exons ATGGGGCCCGCAGCCAAACCACCTGCGCTTCGAGCGAGGCTCCGGCGGCCGCATAGAAACGGCTCCGCTTCCGGCCCTAAACCCTCAACCCTAGCCGCGCCGCCCGTCATGTGGCGCCGCCTCCCCACCCGCCGCCTCGCCTccgccttcctctcctcctccccacTCCAGCGCGCCGCCGCCACGCATGGTCCTCCTCTCGAGCGCCATCTCCCCACTACGGTCTCCGGTCTCCTTCCGCCGTCACGCTTGCCCCCGTGGCAGCAGGAGCCGCGGTGGTTCGCCTCCTCCTCCGCGGCGGAGGCTGTGTCCTCGGAGGATGCCGAGGAGCTGCACCACGCGATAGAGGAGATCGTCCGGGCGCAGCCGAGTCAGAATCTGCCTCAACCTCAGTCGGTGGCAGAGGAGCGGCAGGCACCCGGGCGGGGCCACCGTGGCCGGCATAGGAGAAGTGGGCGCGGGCGGCATGTGGAAGTGATGGCGGCGGAGCACGGCATGACGTACCACAGATACACCTCCCTTCGCCGGCGGCAGATCCGCGTCGAGACGGAGGCGTGGGAGCAGGCCGCCAAGGAGTACCGTGAGCTTCTCGCGGACATGTGCGAGCAGAAGCTCGCCCCCAACCTACCCTACATCAAGTCACTCTTTCTTGGCTGGTTCGAGCCGCTGCGGGACCAGATCGCCGCTGAGCAAGAGCTTGTGGCAGACCCCGGGTCCCGGGCCTCGCACGGCCCCTTTTTCAACATGCTCCCTGCAGACATGATGGCTGTCATCACCATGCACAAGCTCATGGGGTTGCTCATGACGGGCAGTGGGGACGGCAGTGTTCGAGTCATCCAGGCCGCGTGCCAGATTGGCGAGGCCATTGAGCACGAG GTTCGAATAAACAGATTTCTGGGGAAGACAAGGAAAAAAAGCAAcaaagaaatggaaaaggaagaagaagctgCTGGTGACACAGACATTGCCAAAGAGCAACAGCGTCTAAGAAAGAAAGTCACTGACCTAATGAAAAAGCAAAAGTTACGGCAAGTAaggaagatagtgaagaatcaagaTAATTCCAGGCCATGGGGTCAAGATGCTCAAGCAAAA GTCGGTAGTCGTTTGATTGAGCTCTTTATGGAAACAGCACATATACAACCACCTGCAAGCCAGTCATCAGATGGTCTGCCTGACATCCGTCCTGCTTTCAGACACGAAATGAGAACAATGGCAAAAGAACAACA gAAGAATAGTCGCAGATATGGTGTGATCAAGTGTGATCCACTGGTCCGGCAAGGCTTGGATAGAACA GCAAAGCACATGGTCATTCCGTACATGCCTATGTTGATTCCCCCAATCTGTTGGACAGG ATATGACAAGGGAGCACACCTCTTTTTACCATCATATGTAATGCGCACCCATGGTGCTAGACAACAGAGGGAGGCTGTTAAAAGGGTTCCAAGGGAACAGATGCAATCTGTTTTTGAG GCCTTGAATACTCTTGGGAGCACGAAGTGGAGAGTTAACAAAAGAGTTCTTAGCATTGTTGACAGAATATGGTCAAGTGGTGGCCGGCTTGCTGACTTGGTTGATCGTACTGAT GTTCCCTTACCGGAGAAGCCTGACACTGAAGATGAAACCTTGCTAAAGAACTGGAAGTGGCACTTGAAGTCAGTCAAGAAGGAGAACAGTGAAAGGCATTCTCAGAGATGTGATGTTGAACTCAAACTTGCT GTTGCTAGAAAAATGAAGGATGAAGAGGGATTTTACTATCCACACAACCTTGATTTTAGAGGTCGGGCTTATCCAATGCATCCTTACCTGAACCACTTGGGTTCGGATCTTTGTCGAGGGATTCTAGAGTTTGCTGAAGGTCGGCCACTTGGCAAGTCAGGCTTGCGTTGGCTGAAGATACACCTAGCAAATTTGTATGCTGGTGGTGTTGATAAGTTGTCATATGATGGCCGGATTGCATTTACTGAGAATCATTTGGAGGAAATATTTGATTCTGCTGATAGGCCTTTAGAAGGCAAACGATGGTGGCTTGGTGCTGAAGATCCATTCCAGTGCCTGGCAGTATGCATGAATCTTACTGAAGCTTTAAGAAGCTCATCTCCAGAAACAACAATCTCACATATTCCTGTGCACCAG GATGGCTCTTGTAATGGCCTGCAACACTATGCAGCACTTGGAAGGGATAAG TTGGGAGCCATTGCTGTCAACTTAGTCACTGGAGAAAAGCCTGCAGATGTTTACACTGGAATAGCAACCAG GGTGGTCGAAATTATGAGGATGGATGCACAAAAAGATCCTTCTATAGATCCTGATGTAGCTCGTGCTCGTCTGATAGTTGATCAG GTTGATAGAAAattggtgaagcaaactgtgaTGACATCTGTGTATGGTGTCACCTATGTCGGAGCACGTGAACAAATAAAAAGAAGACTAAAGGAGAGGGGGGTTATTCCTGATGAAGCGGAACTGTTTGGTGCATCATGCTATGCTGCTAAG GTTACTCTTACAGCACTTGGTGAGATGTTTCAAGCTGCCCGTGGTATCATGAACTGGCTTGGTGACTGTGCCAAG GTAATTGCTTGTGAAAATGAACCAGTGAGATGGACGACTCCTCTTGGGCTCCCAGTTGTGCAACCATATCGCAAACTTGGGAGGCATCTT ATTAAAACGTCACTGCAGGTTTTGACCCTTCAGCGGGAGACTGATAAG GTTATGGTGAAGCGGCAGAGGACAGCTTTCCCTCCAAACTTTGTGCATTCTCTTGATGGCTCTCATATGATGATGACTGCTGTTGCTTGCAAAAGGCAAGGTCTGAATTTTGCAG
- the LOC136544560 gene encoding uncharacterized protein, producing the protein MGSALLPTLRLKSEVDTAIRDTLDKVLVLRFGRAIDAACLHLDDILARSSWDISKFATVALVDMDSEEIQVYIDYFDITLVPATIFFFNAHHMKMDSG; encoded by the exons ATGGGGTCGGCGTTGCTGCCGACGCTGCGGCTGAAGAGTGAGGTGGACACCGCCATCCGCGACACCCTCGATAAGGTCCTCGTCCTCCGATTTGGTCGCGCCATCGACGCTGCCTGCCTCCACCTAGATGACATC CTGGCTAGATCTTCTTGGGACATATCCAAGTTTGCTACGGTAGCATTGGTTGACATGGACTCTGAGGAGATTCAAGTTTACATTGACTACTTCGACATTACTTTGGTTCCAGCAACCATTTTCTTCTTCAATGCCCATCACATGAAGATGGATTCAGGGTAG